In Maledivibacter sp., the sequence TTTAATTGATTCACTAACTTGTTCGATAGCCATTTTACTTGCAACTTCTCCTGCATTATGTCCACCCATTCCATCAGCCACAATAAAGATACGCATATGTTTCTGATCTACATAAAGCGAATCTTCATTCTTGCTTCTGATTCTACCTATATCTGTTTTTGATGCCCATTCCATTAAATCACCTCAAACTTAAATCAACCCTTAGAAAATTCAATAGAGCAAATTGCATAATTACCTTGTGTTAAGATCATCCACTATACATAGTTCTAAAATTCCTAAAGCTTTCCACCATGTATTATGAAATTTGATCAATAAATAAAGATAAAAATATAATGCATATATTTTCCCTATTTGTCATGGGGCGATAATAAATTTCCAATAATAACTAAGTTTATCATAACTACTAAATTATCTCAATCGTTTCATCTTACATATAAAGAATCCATCGGTATTGGTAATATTAGGATATAGCTGTAGGTATTCCTTTTTAGAATGTAATGATTCAGGCAAATAACTATTTACATCCATCAAAGCAAAATTATCATTTTGTCTTAAAAATTCCTTTATTACATTCTCATTTTCTTCATCTTGAATGGTACAAGTACTATAAAGAAGTTCTCCACCATTCTTTACATATTTTGAACTCATGCTTAGCATTTTAATTTGCATCTTTGAAAGTTCTATTATATGCTTATATTCTTTAAAATATCTTATTTCAGGTTTTCGTCTTATAATACCAAACCCAGAACAAGGAGCATCGACAAGAACCTTGTCTGCACTGCTTAAAAGACCTTTATCGAGCTTTAAAGCATTGAATTTTTCTGTATTAACAATAGAAATGCCCAGTCTTTCACAATTCTCCTTTATTAAGTCTAGCTTATGTTCATGGATATCCCTAGATAATATTTTACCTTTATTATTCATGAGCTGGGCAATATGGGTAGACTTTCCACCAGGCGCACTACAAACATCCAAAATAAATTGTCCTTCACGGGGCTTCAGTACATGACTAACCAGCATGGAACTTTCATCTTGCACCTGAAACAGTCCATTATTGAAGGGTTTTAAATTATCTAAACCTTCCTTCATCGACTGAATGATAATAGCTTCAGGAGCTATCTCACCCCTCTGACATACTACACCATCTCTGTTTAATTCATCAATTAATTCATCCCTAGTAGCTCTCAAAGTATTAGTTCTAATTGTTAAATTAGGAACTTGATTATTAGCTTCTAATAATTCCTTGGTGAAATCTATGCCATAATCATCGACCCACTTATTTACTAACCACTCAGTATGGGAATATTTTAAGGATAGATGCTCTACAGGGTTGTCTTCATACTTAGGTAACTTAATAGAGTCCCGCTCCCTTAAAAAGCTTCTCAATATACCAT encodes:
- the rsmB gene encoding 16S rRNA (cytosine(967)-C(5))-methyltransferase RsmB, with translation MQNVNPRKIALNILVDIEKNAAFSNITINKYLKKNKVSSLDRRFISQLVYGVLENKQYLDYIVRNLSKTKINKIQIEILNILRLGLYQIIFLEKIPESAAVNESVKLAKKVNFRLSGFVNGILRSFLRERDSIKLPKYEDNPVEHLSLKYSHTEWLVNKWVDDYGIDFTKELLEANNQVPNLTIRTNTLRATRDELIDELNRDGVVCQRGEIAPEAIIIQSMKEGLDNLKPFNNGLFQVQDESSMLVSHVLKPREGQFILDVCSAPGGKSTHIAQLMNNKGKILSRDIHEHKLDLIKENCERLGISIVNTEKFNALKLDKGLLSSADKVLVDAPCSGFGIIRRKPEIRYFKEYKHIIELSKMQIKMLSMSSKYVKNGGELLYSTCTIQDEENENVIKEFLRQNDNFALMDVNSYLPESLHSKKEYLQLYPNITNTDGFFICKMKRLR